A single genomic interval of Procambarus clarkii isolate CNS0578487 chromosome 61, FALCON_Pclarkii_2.0, whole genome shotgun sequence harbors:
- the LOC123774352 gene encoding pro-resilin-like, protein MTYKVLVLAAVMGVVVARPEAPGYPRAASYGAPAYPDTPPRYDSQYAVSDGSGNDFGHQESRNDYDTKGSYYVQLPDGRLQKVTYVVNGDSGYVAQVEYQGEAQYPAYQPSYKPAPAYKPAPAYA, encoded by the exons ATGACTTACAAG GTTCTAGTGTTGGCAGCTGTGATGGGTGTCGTCGTGGCACGACCAGAAGCTCCAGGCTACCCACGAGCGGCTTCGTACGGTGCTCCAGCTTATCCTGAC ACTCCTCCCCGGTACGACTCCCAGTACGCTGTGAGTGATGGCTCCGGCAACGACTTCGGTCACCAGGAGTCTCGCAACGATTACGACACCAAGGGCTCTTATTACGTCCAGCTTCCCGACGGTCGCCTGCAGAAGGTGACTTACGTCGTCAACGGCGACTCCGGCTACGTGGCCCAAGTTGAATACCAGGGAGAGGCCCAGTACCCAGCCTACCAGCCCAGTTACAAGCCCGCTCCAGCCTATAAGCCAGCCCCAGCCTATGCATAA
- the LOC123774350 gene encoding pro-resilin-like, with amino-acid sequence MSTKVLVLAAIVAATLARPEPPPAYGPPPAYPRPSYGAPAYPDTPPRYDSQYAVSDGSGNDFGHQESRNDYDTKGSYYVQLPDGRLQKVTYVVNGDSGYVAQVEYQGDAQYPAYQPSYKPAPAYKPAPVYA; translated from the exons ATGTCGACCAAG GTTCTTGTGTTGGCTGCCATTGTGGCTGCCACCCTCGCCCGCCCTGAACCTCCCCCAGCATACGGGCCACCTCCAGCATACCCCAGACCATCCTACGGTGCTCCAGCTTATCCAGAC ACTCCTCCCCGTTACGACTCCCAGTACGCTGTGAGTGATGGTTCCGGCAACGACTTCGGTCACCAGGAGTCTCGCAACGATTACGACACCAAGGGCTCTTATTACGTCCAGCTTCCCGACGGTCGCCTGCAGAAGGTGACTTACGTCGTCAACGGCGACTCCGGCTACGTGGCCCAAGTTGAATACCAGGGAGATGCCCAGTACCCAGCCTACCAGCCCAGTTACAAGCCCGCTCCAGCCTACAAGCCAGCTCCTGTTTATGCATAA
- the LOC123774274 gene encoding pro-resilin-like produces MSNKVLVLAAIVAATLARPEPPPAYGPPPAYPRPSYGAPAYPDTPPRYDSQYAVSDGSGNDFGHQESRNDYDTKGSYYVQLPDGRLQKVTYVVNGDSGYVAQVEYQGEAQYPAYQPSYKPAPAYKPAPVYA; encoded by the exons ATGTCGAACAAG GTTCTTGTGTTGGCTGCCATTGTGGCTGCCACCCTCGCCCGCCCTGAACCTCCCCCAGCATACGGGCCACCTCCAGCATACCCCAGACCATCCTACGGTGCTCCAGCTTATCCAGAC ACTCCTCCCCGGTACGACTCCCAGTACGCTGTGAGTGATGGCTCCGGCAACGACTTCGGTCACCAGGAGTCTCGCAACGATTACGACACTAAGGGCTCTTATTACGTCCAGCTTCCCGACGGTCGCCTGCAGAAGGTGACTTACGTCGTCAACGGCGACTCCGGCTACGTGGCCCAAGTTGAATACCAGGGAGAGGCCCAGTACCCAGCCTACCAGCCCAGTTACAAGCCCGCTCCAGCCTACAAGCCAGCTCCTGTTTATGCATAA
- the LOC138354102 gene encoding pro-resilin-like translates to MSSKVLVLAAIVAATLARPEPPPAYGPPPAYPRPSYGAPAYPDTPPRYDSQYAVSDGSGNDFGHQESRNDYDTKGSYYVQLPDGRLQKVTYVVNGDSGYVPQVEYQGDAQYPAYQPSYKPAPAYKPAPVYA, encoded by the exons ATGTCGAGCAAG GTTCTTGTGTTGGCTGCCATTGTGGCTGCCACCCTCGCCCGCCCTGAACCTCCCCCAGCATACGGGCCACCTCCAGCATACCCCAGACCATCCTACGGTGCTCCAGCTTATCCAGAC ACTCCTCCCCGTTACGACTCCCAGTACGCTGTGAGTGACGGCTCCGGCAACGACTTCGGTCACCAGGAGTCTCGCAACGATTACGACACTAAGGGCTCTTATTACGTCCAGCTTCCGGACGGTCGCCTGCAGAAGGTGACTTACGTCGTCAACGGCGACTCCGGCTACGTGCCCCAAGTTGAATACCAGGGAGATGCCCAGTACCCAGCCTACCAGCCCAGTTACAAGCCCGCTCCAGCCTACAAGCCAGCTCCTGTTTATGCATAA
- the LOC123774219 gene encoding pro-resilin-like, which yields MSTKVLVLAAIVAATLARPEPPPAYGPPPAYPRPSYGAPAYPDTPPRYDSQYAVSDGSGNDFGHQESRNDYDTKGSYYVQLPDGRLQKVTYVVNGDSGYVAQVEYQGEAQYPAYQPSYKPAPAYKPAPAYQPAPAYA from the exons ATGTCGACCAAG GTTCTTGTGTTGGCTGCCATTGTGGCTGCCACCCTCGCCCGCCCTGAACCTCCCCCAGCATACGGGCCACCTCCAGCATACCCCAGACCATCCTACGGTGCTCCAGCTTATCCAGAC ACTCCTCCCCGTTACGACTCCCAGTACGCTGTGAGTGATGGCTCCGGCAACGACTTCGGTCACCAGGAGTCTCGCAACGATTACGACACCAAGGGCTCTTATTACGTCCAGCTTCCCGACGGTCGCCTGCAGAAGGTGACTTACGTCGTCAACGGCGACTCCGGCTACGTGGCCCAAGTTGAATACCAGGGAGAGGCCCAGTACCCAGCCTACCAGCCCAGTTACAAGCCCGCTCCAGCCTACAAGCCAGCCCCAGCCTACCAGCCTGCCCCAGCTTATGCTTAA